Genomic DNA from Oryza sativa Japonica Group chromosome 5, ASM3414082v1:
gttggctatactattaaacttgctctaatgccTGATTAGTGAAGTCAAATTGGTTGATGAAACCTAAAGCGATAGAACAATTAACTGCGCTAGCTTGAGTACTTGAGCACTTCCAAGAGCTTTGCAACTTACGAAATTTTAGAATCTTTAGGTACGTTAAGCCATGAACTATGTCGGGAAGGCAAAGCCGAAGAAGTTACAAGATTATTGTGGCTTGTGGATCGAGAAACTAGCTATAAAGTCTACAATCACAGTATCTTTTTATGAAAACAATCTGGCATGCAGCTGTAATTTTGTTGGGTGTCACACAAAATAATCTACCAGCCAGCTTGGGTCAACTCTGCTAGCATATAAAATTACAAAACACTTGTAGAAACCCAATGAACCCTGTTAGGTTTGTTGACAtaagggctggtttggttttaGGCCTAAATTAGACTTATCAATATTTGGCAAATTTAATAGTGTTTAGtatctatttggtttgaagccaaattttgacatgcctaagaaaataggccatttcaatagtgaacttaggctattttagcttcaatccaaacacaactttacctttccaaaattagtcatgccaaaacttaccaaaatttggcactgacaaaatttggtaagacctatttaggccacaaaccaaaccaaccctaaTTCTCGCTCATTTCAATCTAAACCAGGTTAGTccttttggtcatatatatttaACGTCTAAATTAATATTTCTAGTAAATTCGTCAATCTTAAAATATTCTTGCCGTCTTTCAGAAATGCTTATAGAGATATGGTATACATATGTGCGTTCATATGGGAGAGTGCATGTGCGTTATCATCACTAACGTTTATAAtgtgtttcttaaaaaagattaaaataTTATTGACCACCGATAACTTCTCAGATAGTtagtaaaagaaaagaagaagtgATTACATAGATTTTTGTTTCTTGAAAAGCACATTCTATATACTTACTAGATTttgaaaatcttataatataaacataaaagtcaaagttttaaaattttgactgaATTTTATCTTAAACATAATCGGAGGGACTAACTTGTTTCAAACatacttgccaaaatttttttgTCCGACGatataaaatttacatatctctcgtCCCATGTCAATACACTCCATATGTATAGCAACGTAACAATGTAATATGTCATTACACTTCATATCTAATAATACGAGTCTTAAGTGCTCTTGTATTATTTTGAAAAATCCATTAtcttagaaaaaagaaaaaggtaacTTATCTGACTTGGCCTTGCAGGTTTCACGCAGCAACCACTGAAAGCTTGCTGCGGCGGGGGCGGGCCGTACAACTACAACCCTGGAGCGGCATGCGGCTCACCGGGCGCGTCAACCTGCGGCGACCCGTCGGCCTACGTCAACTGGGACGGCATCCATCTCACCGAGGCCGCATACAAGTACGTCGCCGGCGGCTGGCTCAACGGCGTCTACGCTTACCCGTCCATTCTTAGCCTCTTGGCCCAATAACCAAGGTAGCTAGTGCGGATGATTTTGTACGTCAGTAGTATGTACGTGCATTTTGTATGTCAATAGTCTGCTATTGAGCTTGACTTTGAAATGACCGGATAATTTGGACAGCGAGTATATCTAAATTCATAGTAATAAAATACATGATATATTCTTGGACGGAGCGAGTACGATGTAACAAGGTAAGAGCACTTGTTTGAACTATTTGTTAGGTCTAAATATATAATATCTTCAGTCATAAATATTAAGAAAAAATTACTAGAcaaaagtaaaaacaaaaaactgCCTAAATATTATGCAATATGCACCATGTTAGTTAACGGAAAGCTACAAAAGCTGCCTATGTCTGATCAAAACTACATGTCTTATGAGACATTTTACCTCACAACAGCTTGGTGCTTCAATTTACTGAAACAAGACACGAAACAACAGGTTGTCTTCTTCATAATTCAAAACCCAATCAGCTATTTAAATTAAGCTAAATAAGAACCATCGGATTCTTGAATAAATACGAATGATAAATAAGAAAGTGTTTCCTTACATCCGTCAGTCCATCACACGACTATGTACATTTGCTACTATCGCAATGCTGCATGTTACTGCGATAACTGACAATACCCACGTGCTACCACCAAACCTGAAGGGGTTAGCCTGAAGCTGCATCTGATACTTCCATTTAATTGTCTCAACAAAATGGCCATGTAATGGTTGGTGAATTCTGGCAGTGGGAGGTGGATCTGGATCTCAGTCGTTTTGTTCTTTTGAACCTTGCTTGAatcttgggggggggggggggggggggggggggggtactgTAGCAGATCATCCATTTCTATCTATCCCTTTAACGACAACTACTTAAACCTCTGGGCAattaatcatcatcatcatcaattacCAACTTGTGTCTTCTTTTCAGACCAGGCTTTTGATCAGCAAAAGAGCTTTCCATGTCCCCAGATTCGGTGATATTTATATCATCGATTACCCTTTGCTCAGTATTTTCAACGTTATCTAGCTCAGGCTCAATGAAGTCATCCAAAAGTTCTGTTTCACCAGCACCGCCACTGTTATTAGACGAATTTAATCCATGGTGCAGATTATCCCTGAAAAGAGAAGTTATTTACAGTTGAATCAGTGTATCAAATAATAAGGTACTCTTACTGTTATTTATATTCTAGCTACTTAGTTTTCACTAGGCATAAGTGCATAATATGATATGGGTAACAATAGAGGAACAACCAAATATGCAGCACCCTTCAATATTGAACAGCTTCAGTTTCCTCAGCTTAATAGTTCTGCTTCACTTAAGTGCAAGTTTACTGGCAAACAATATTTGGGGAtgccatgtaaaaaaaaaaaaaaaaacagttcatGAGAAGCATAGAAACATTCAAGAATCTATCACTGGTTAGGGGAAACCATTCTTCCAACTGATGTATTTTCCAAAGCATCAGTCTACAACTTCGAGAATCCACCACTTGTGATGCATGAAAGAactaacaaatatattttatgtGCAAAGACAAAAGTAGCAGGATCACCATAATTCACAGCAGTCTATTCTGGTGAATAAGTTTCACACAGCCTAGAGCCCGTAAAATAACATCTGAATCATTCCTGTTTTTTTTATGAAGCTTATGATATGACACTGATAACACTACAGAAGTAGTTCACACATTTGCTAACAAGTATGAAGAGAACAGATCAGACAGTTTGAAGAATTTTTGTGCCAAGATGAACGAACTTACTTAGAACTGATAGTTTCATCGTCTTGACCTATGTTTTTCAAAGGCTCTTCATGTTCTTGTGTATTTGCTGCAAAACCTGACTTCAATAACCTCTTCTTTTTCCCACTTCTGTTAAAAGCAGAACAAATTTACTTAGCCAAATGTGTGGGACAGAAGAAAAGCAAGAATTTATAGAATCAGTAAGGTTTAACAATTGGCATAAGAAGATTTATATGGTCATTTTATTGATGAGTGTAAAGCTGTATGAGCTCACCTATGCATAGAGTCTATGATCTCATCACCAGAATAAGTGTCTTGCAGGGCTTCTTGTTTTTGAGATATTTCCGGTGAATAATTACTGGTGTTTGTACTGTCTGGTGACTCCTGATGTTTCTCTATATTCATTGCATTGTCCGGCGTCAACAGCCTCTTCTTTTTTCCACTTCTGTTAAAGGAAGGACTTACATGATTTAGTTTAGTTAAACATATTATTATTAGGAAATAAAGATGGTAACACACAGAATTAATGAGGGATAACACTTCCTTTGTGTAAAAAGCGGAAGGAGCTCACCTGAGCATAGATCCTATGGTCTCATCATCAGAATCCGGGTCTGCCAAACCATCTTGATGCTGTGATGTACTAGGTGAGAAACCCACAAGTGGTACCTTCTTATTTTTTGTTCTGCGAGGAAAACACtcaaaatatcaacatataaaggataacaaaaattaatttcatcttAGTAGTCCATGACATTTTGATGCCCAGTACTTGAAGAGGGAAATGTAACCTAGATTAGTTGCATACTAAGTATTAATCATCATATTCTCTGATAACTCAAGGAGACAAACTTGGCATACAGGCTATATCCTGAATATAAAGGCTGTACAGCACATAGTTTGACTACAAAATTGATTGATCTGCAGGACCATATAAAAATTACTATTGCATCACTCTGTTTTGCAGAAACATTTGGTATTTTCAGTGCAAATTACCCAAACAGAAATAAAATATACTTCTACCTCACGATTTAAATGTAGCGGCAATATTTCAGATCACATTCATACTTTCTGAAATACAGGCTTCTTAACAGTAAAATGATTTCAGATTCATTTATCTCGTCAACAAAGTTACTTCGTTGAAAGCAACTTACAGGGTAACTCACCTGCTTTTAATTGCTTGTAATGTTTCTTCATCAGATGATTTTCCATCGGTAGTGTTGTCCTCATAGCTAGCATGCGACACATTTTGCCTTTTCCTTCTGCGCCTAAAAATGCAGGTTATGTTTAGTAACAAGTACCAATGAAGTGAAATGTGAAACCAAGAAAGCATGCATATTATGTTTGATAGAAACGCTTGTCCAGTAAAAGAATAAGGGTCAGTTGCACTTATCCATACAATTGGTAAGCACAAAATTGATTATCGAGCATTTTTTAGAAGGAACCACACATTAGGAATTAGGCTGACTTGAACTTGTATAATAATGTCAACAGAGTTCATTTGCTTGTGCATAACTGTCTACTAAACATGTCAATAGAAGTCAGATACCATTACAAAGTGAATGTCACAGCTGATCATTTATAATAGGGGCAATTGCAGATTTACCACtattttgaatcgttattgtaaaactgccactagaaaattgaaaaaataccactagaactatcattcgagtggcatccttacaaaattgaaaaaaaacgatggcaaatttgcaaatgccccttTATAATACTCACCGGGTCGTTTCTGGCTTGGGATCACAGTTGTGTTCACCTAGCATCTGGTCCGTCTGTGTAGCCAATTCTTGAGCTGAAAGAGGTGCCTCTGGAACTTTTGTCCTCCTCTTCATGGCATTCCTCAGGCCTAGCTGTGTGAGCTTTCGATAAACTTGAACAGAAGAAATCTTTCCACTGGGGTCTAAAGCTTCAGCAATGAGATGAGTGCATTTGCGGTCATCTTTGTATCTGCAATACGAAGGAAATAAACCCCACATGATCCCTACCTAAATGACTAAGCCTTACATACTAATGAATACAAAATTGTCCTTTTTGGGGAGGGGGTGTTGGTGCTTCCTCACACAGATTATGTGGCTACACTAGAGACTAAGTTTTGTTCAATTGTATGATtctatcattttttttgcttgatACAAATTGAATACTTACTTTTCATAAAGATCTCTCATAAGCTTCTCTTGCTCTTCACTAAAAATGGAACGACCTCGCCTTTTGGGGGCTTCAGAATTCTGAGAACCTCTTGATACAGTGTtcctatttttttcaatttgaaTTGAACTGAGGATTAAAGAAGCAATCACAAATTCAAATGTAGAACCATGTATAAAGCAAACCTATCATTATCGTCAGCTTCACTGTCTGAAAATGACAATATCCTGTTACTTTTATTTGTGGCACCCATGCTTCTCTTAGAAACATCTTCATGTTCGCCAGACGATGAATCATCATCCCTGCTTGTATGCACATAAATCATATCGTCACTCATGTGTTTCCTAGTTGCCGCTATATTAATGGACATAAACAGAACAAACTTACTTATCAGCATTATATGGTTCATGTGGTATAACCAAGTCCACTTCGTCATCACCAAGAGAATCTGCTATGTTTATTGAACCTCTCCATCCCTTACTTGAACCAATTTCGCCACCCTTGTTTGTAGCATCTTTTGTGATATCACTCAGAAGAGCATCAGCATCAATGCAATGGCACTCCTTGCGTGTTTTCCAAAAGAGTACATCAACAAATAGCAATGGTTGTTTCTTCATTACCCTCAGCATCTTTCTTACAATTTTAGAAAGAAAATTTACAATGTTCGTATACTCCTTTGAATTTGATGATTTCTCGTCAGCTAATATATCATAGAAGGTAGTTAGAAGGGACAGCTGCAAAAGACAGCACAATGTTAGATCCCAAGGAAATATAGCTCCTTACATAAATATATATCAGCGTATTTTTACCTGATAGAGCATTGGTGCCAATTCCAGGTCTTCGCAAAATCTCCGCAGCATGCATATTATGTAGTGATTTGTTCGAAAGGAGTTACTCTTGTAATGCTTCAACAACCAACATATATTTTGGACAACAGAATTGTTCGCAAGAGTAGATATTAGTCGGGATACATTGAAATCAACTTCACTAGTAGCAGGGGGTTGATCATCAAGTGAAGAGTCTGAAGTCCCATCCTCTTCATCAATTAGATTTCCTTTCAGTTCACCATTGTCTGCACGAGATGGCTCGCCTTCACAATGCGAGGTGCTATCCAGATTAACTGATGTGCCAGCAAGTTCATCTGGTGCATCCATGCCGTTGGAGACAACTTTTTCTTGCTCTGTGAGAGGAGGCTCTGCTACAGAATCCACATTTTTCAAATCTGGAAGTGATTCAAGTGCAGATTTAGTCCCATCTGTTGAATCAACATTGCTCTGTTCCATTTTCTCTGCATTGAGATTTGTGTTCTCAATTTTGTTCTTTGAAgccttcttttttcttccttttcttgtcCTTTTTGCAACCTATAGCGGTGATCAATAGTCAGCTCATAGAGAAAAGGGAGGGGCAAAAAATCTCAGCATAAAATTTCTCATCTTCACTTGAACAAATAAAAATTGATAGAAACCATAGTTGCTTAAAAGGAGATGCAGACAGATCATAGTGTAACTTGGTGGCCAAGAAAGCAAGGCATACCCTTAATGCACCACGTGCTTGAAGCTTCTCCATGAGCTGTAGCATGATATGGATTGTTCCTAGTAAATCTGCAAGATCACTGATAAAACAATAGATATGTTCATCAACTATTTGTAAAAATGTATTATTAGATTGCTATATAGTTgattaaaggaaaaaaaaaagactcgtATGATTGTCTAGAAACCAAGTGCAACCCAAACCATGCAATGCCCTTTCACAAGAACAAGTGTTTGCAGAATGTAGCAGCTTGCACACAGTATCCCATAGTAATTTTGGACCTTTTCCTAATATAAATATCCAAAAAGAATCACTTGTACAAACCTTTTTGGTTGCTTATGAGTATCAAATGATCTGAATAAGTTCAGCAGAAATTGAGTGAGCCCTTGTTCTGTCTGATCATAAAACAGCTTATACAGTAAAACACGAGCTGTTTGAGATTCTCTTGAATCATCAGGAAGTACTTTAAGCACCAAATATACCATGTCAATCTGCAAGGTAAGGTTCTTCAGCACGTAGATTTTGAATGTACATAAAGTCATAACTGGACAAGCCATTAAGACAGTAGAACTAACTGAACTAGGCAGGTTCAAGCCTTTCTTTCTAAAGTATATAAGATTCTCTTTTTCAAGTTAATAATAAACTCTAATTCTCAGATAACAAAGGAGTTGATGAGATTCATCAGAGTACTAGACTAGTATAAAGTTGAGCAGAGTTACTAGCCTGAAATGTTAGTATACATATTTTCTTACCATGTTCTTCATTAGAGACCCAGCTGCTGAAAGAGTCTTGTAATCATGTGTTTCCTTCAGGCTATCATAGGCCTCACGCCACCTGGAGATGACCAAGTTAAACATACCTTCATTCAATGTGGCTGCAACAGGTCCGCATATGTCACCAAGAAACGGCAGATTATCATCAAGATGATCGCTAGGAGAAGCCTCAGGCAGTTGGACCGCAGCATTAGATTTCTGACAAAAAGAGGTTAGCAATGTCATAAAACATCATGGAAAAAAAGATGATACATATCAGCACTAGTTACAAATTTTGCAAGTATAGTATTCAATGCAAACAAGGCGAGGCAATGAAGACATCACTAATCTACAACTTAGGTTGCACTAGGAAAAACGGATGGAACTCTTGACAATTTCAGATTGCTGCTCCAACAGATTATACCGGGAAAAAATTCCTTGTGTGATAGGAATATGAAACAGCTGGCCGATATAAGTAAATGCAATTACACATGGTTTTATAAAAGTAATgtgaaaacatgattttatacAGGTCCGAGGACCATGGGCAGATCTTGCACAGCAGGGCTCTTCTCCGGTCATGCAACAAGACTCTTTAACCAATAATATAGAGAACAGATGGGTGCAGTAGATTtagtttttctctttcttttcttaatTGAACTGATAACAAATTTAGTAACTAGTAGGTAATTACTAAACAACAAATCCTTCTGGCAAGTCAGCTAATTAttcagaaaaatatataatcttGTCAGGAAAAGTAAAGCCTTCCTCCCTCTTGCTGCTACAGCGCCACAGGTGCTGTCCATGGTCCACACCAGTCATACGTGATTGTTTTGGGCCTTTATTGCTTGCTCTAGGTAATATTCATGATTACGTGTTGTTTGAAGTTGAAAATACTATAAAATAATTAGGATAGTGTTTTACCCTTTTTTTTACGCTGAGACATGAATAAATACCAGCTCATAGAGCAAGTCATGTTATTTCCAGAACTGTTCTTTTAACACCGATAGACAATACAGTACCACAGGTCAAAACCAGTGAGTCACTGACCATAAAAATGCAGCACAAATGGCCCATGAGTTTAATTCAATACCTGAGCATTTGATGCCTTCTCGTGTTGAAAAGCTAAGACAAAGCGAGCAACTTTGAAGAATGTAGTGATGTCAGATTTCTGGATAGAATGATGCTCCTTTACGATATCATCACAGACAGACTGCATGAGGACTGGCAAGCACTGTGTTATCCCAAGCTTTACATGAAAATGGAAAATAGTAGTTCTGGTTGGCAAAAATGAAATGGCTAAGTAACTCACTCACCATTGTATCCTCCAGATAAAAATTGTTCCAGGAAATTTCTTATCATCTCCATTGTGCCCTCTCTCGGTGTGTAGAGAAGCTCATTATCCCAGGCAATCCTTTTCTGGGGCCCTCTTTGGACATTACGTATTTTCCTTAGGCTATTTGCAGATGCGGAGTTGGGGTTCCCTTTGCACAAGGATTTAGATCCGTCCTGTTAGTTCAAGTGAAACAAAGTAAACAAACAGATAATTATCTGCTTATGGTGCAGGATTCAATTTGTAGCATTTGATAACATATGGTACCACTGCCGTGCATGTAAAAATTCCACTGATTGAGTGATGCTCTGAGTTTCGTTGCCTGAACAtcctctttttcctctcttcctcctccatcatTAATCTCAATGAATGTACTGATGTATCGATATTTCCTTCAACATGTTCCTATGGAATATGACTAGAGTAAGCATGAGTGTTTCAATTAAGAACTAAAGGAGTGT
This window encodes:
- the LOC4338095 gene encoding uncharacterized protein isoform X2 produces the protein MDSAALSLTCAGLGGAEEDDGGAVVGYAKGEHCLDNLKDLQRFLRRDDPQRREVFKQVCKWKIASRDLVPIIENYQADRNLVITAVKVLVFLTMPVEPSSENVAQQIEYLWDLKAALTRNVAMAVIVSLLEDPLDHLERASFTEDDWKLVQLVLTLFRNILAIQEITLGQKASGEATQLLCLADSFLELMFQENVMDLILVLTQHMDEPSGYLQQENLLLLEIFHYLFLGRDPELIARASTAGSKEHVEGNIDTSVHSLRLMMEEEERKKRMFRQRNSEHHSISGIFTCTAVDGSKSLCKGNPNSASANSLRKIRNVQRGPQKRIAWDNELLYTPREGTMEMIRNFLEQFLSGGYNVLMQSVCDDIVKEHHSIQKSDITTFFKVARFVLAFQHEKASNAQKSNAAVQLPEASPSDHLDDNLPFLGDICGPVAATLNEGMFNLVISRWREAYDSLKETHDYKTLSAAGSLMKNMIDMVYLVLKVLPDDSRESQTARVLLYKLFYDQTEQGLTQFLLNLFRSFDTHKQPKSDLADLLGTIHIMLQLMEKLQARGALRVAKRTRKGRKKKASKNKIENTNLNAEKMEQSNVDSTDGTKSALESLPDLKNVDSVAEPPLTEQEKVVSNGMDAPDELAGTSVNLDSTSHCEGEPSRADNGELKGNLIDEEDGTSDSSLDDQPPATSEVDFNVSRLISTLANNSVVQNICWLLKHYKSNSFRTNHYIICMLRRFCEDLELAPMLYQLSLLTTFYDILADEKSSNSKEYTNIVNFLSKIVRKMLRVMKKQPLLFVDVLFWKTRKECHCIDADALLSDITKDATNKGGEIGSSKGWRGSINIADSLGDDEVDLVIPHEPYNADKDDDSSSGEHEDVSKRSMGATNKSNRILSFSDSEADDNDRNTVSRGSQNSEAPKRRGRSIFSEEQEKLMRDLYEKYKDDRKCTHLIAEALDPSGKISSVQVYRKLTQLGLRNAMKRRTKVPEAPLSAQELATQTDQMLGEHNCDPKPETTRRKRQNVSHASYEDNTTDGKSSDEETLQAIKSRTKNKKVPLVGFSPSTSQHQDGLADPDSDDETIGSMLRSGKKKRLLTPDNAMNIEKHQESPDSTNTSNYSPEISQKQEALQDTYSGDEIIDSMHRSGKKKRLLKSGFAANTQEHEEPLKNIGQDDETISSKDNLHHGLNSSNNSGGAGETELLDDFIEPELDNVENTEQRVIDDINITESGDMESSFADQKPGLKRRHKLVIDDDDD
- the LOC4338095 gene encoding uncharacterized protein isoform X1; this translates as MDSAALSLTCAGLGGAEEDDGGAVVGYAKGEHCLDNLKDLQRFLRRDDPQRREVFKQVCKWKIASRDLVPIIENYQADRNLVITAVKVLVFLTMPVEPSSENVAQQIEYLWDLKAALTRNVAMAVIVSLLEDPLDHLERASFTEDDWKLVQLVLTLFRNILAIQEITLGQKASGEATQLLCLADSFLELMFQENVMDLILVLTQHMDEPSGYLQQENLLLLEIFHYLFLGRDPELIARASTAGSKEHVEGNIDTSVHSLRLMMEEEERKKRMFRQRNSEHHSISGIFTCTAVDGSKSLCKGNPNSASANSLRKIRNVQRGPQKRIAWDNELLYTPREGTMEMIRNFLEQFLSGGYNVLMQSVCDDIVKEHHSIQKSDITTFFKVARFVLAFQHEKASNAQKSNAAVQLPEASPSDHLDDNLPFLGDICGPVAATLNEGMFNLVISRWREAYDSLKETHDYKTLSAAGSLMKNMIDMVYLVLKVLPDDSRESQTARVLLYKLFYDQTEQGLTQFLLNLFRSFDTHKQPKSDLADLLGTIHIMLQLMEKLQARGALRVAKRTRKGRKKKASKNKIENTNLNAEKMEQSNVDSTDGTKSALESLPDLKNVDSVAEPPLTEQEKVVSNGMDAPDELAGTSVNLDSTSHCEGEPSRADNGELKGNLIDEEDGTSDSSLDDQPPATSEVDFNVSRLISTLANNSVVQNICWLLKHYKSNSFRTNHYIICMLRRFCEDLELAPMLYQLSLLTTFYDILADEKSSNSKEYTNIVNFLSKIVRKMLRVMKKQPLLFVDVLFWKTRKECHCIDADALLSDITKDATNKGGEIGSSKGWRGSINIADSLGDDEVDLVIPHEPYNADKDDDSSSGEHEDVSKRSMGATNKSNRILSFSDSEADDNDRNTVSRGSQNSEAPKRRGRSIFSEEQEKLMRDLYEKYKDDRKCTHLIAEALDPSGKISSVQVYRKLTQLGLRNAMKRRTKVPEAPLSAQELATQTDQMLGEHNCDPKPETTRRRRKRQNVSHASYEDNTTDGKSSDEETLQAIKSRTKNKKVPLVGFSPSTSQHQDGLADPDSDDETIGSMLRSGKKKRLLTPDNAMNIEKHQESPDSTNTSNYSPEISQKQEALQDTYSGDEIIDSMHRSGKKKRLLKSGFAANTQEHEEPLKNIGQDDETISSKDNLHHGLNSSNNSGGAGETELLDDFIEPELDNVENTEQRVIDDINITESGDMESSFADQKPGLKRRHKLVIDDDDD